From one bacterium Scap17 genomic stretch:
- a CDS encoding IS3 family transposase (programmed frameshift), with the protein MAPPMSMTIPELAEQEGITATTLYNWRKQARERGQVLPSRSTQPDQWTSQEKFQIVLETAPMNEAELSAYCRERGLYPEQVEAWRDACMNANDDVAAQAKQQRQARKAEQKRLRKLERELHRKDKALAETAALLTLSKKAEANLGHDPRRGRLTSLPDRQRIVTLVQDAQRDGARLAKACQVMGISVRTYYRWVAEGEVTADRRPDADRPEPANKLSPEERKSIVALCNAPEYRSRPPAFIVADQADKGRYLASESTIYRVLHEYDQQHHRGRQQAPQRKRPPTTHQATAPNQLWCWDISWLPGPARGTWWYLYLIMDVFSRKIVGHEIYETETGELAAELIQKACWRERLTDRHKPLILHSDNGSPMKAATFLEKLYDLGITPSYSRPRVSNDNAFAESAFKTLKYRPGFPIDGFATLAEAQDWVQQFTEWYNHEHRHSALRYVTPSQRHDGEAKGILTQRREVFEAAKQRHPERWSGDIRKLDLPEIVHLNPERDPIPQAAGF; encoded by the exons GCGGAAACAGGCCAGAGAGCGAGGACAAGTTTTGCCATCACGTTCCACCCAGCCCGACCAGTGGACCAGCCAGGAGAAGTTCCAGATCGTCCTGGAGACGGCCCCGATGAACGAGGCCGAACTCAGCGCCTATTGCCGCGAGCGTGGGCTCTACCCCGAGCAGGTGGAAGCCTGGCGGGATGCCTGCATGAACGCCAACGACGACGTGGCAGCGCAGGCCAAGCAACAACGCCAGGCTCGCAAGGCGGAGCAAAAGCGGCTCCGTAAGTTGGAGCGCGAGCTGCACCGCAAGGACAAGGCCCTCGCCGAGACGGCGGCCCTGTTGACCCTGTCAAAAAAAGCCGAGGCGA ATCTGGGGCACGACCCACGACGAGGACGACTGACCAGCCTCCCGGATCGCCAGCGCATCGTGACCCTGGTGCAAGACGCCCAGCGTGACGGGGCTCGGCTGGCCAAGGCCTGTCAGGTGATGGGCATCAGCGTGCGGACCTACTACCGCTGGGTCGCAGAAGGCGAAGTGACGGCGGACCGCCGTCCCGACGCCGATCGCCCGGAACCGGCCAACAAGCTATCTCCCGAGGAGCGAAAATCGATCGTGGCGTTGTGCAACGCTCCAGAGTACCGAAGCCGCCCTCCGGCCTTCATCGTGGCCGATCAGGCTGACAAGGGCCGCTATCTGGCCTCTGAGTCGACGATATACCGAGTGCTTCATGAATATGATCAGCAACATCACCGGGGTCGACAGCAGGCCCCTCAGCGTAAGCGCCCACCGACCACTCACCAGGCGACGGCGCCGAACCAGCTTTGGTGCTGGGACATTTCGTGGCTGCCCGGTCCCGCGCGCGGCACTTGGTGGTATCTGTACCTGATAATGGACGTCTTCAGCCGCAAGATCGTCGGGCACGAGATCTATGAAACAGAGACTGGCGAGCTGGCCGCTGAGTTGATCCAGAAAGCCTGCTGGCGAGAGCGCCTGACAGATCGTCATAAACCCTTGATTCTGCATTCAGATAACGGCAGCCCGATGAAGGCAGCGACCTTCCTGGAAAAGCTCTATGACCTGGGCATCACTCCCTCATACAGCCGACCGCGAGTCAGCAACGACAATGCCTTCGCCGAGTCGGCCTTCAAGACGCTGAAGTACCGGCCGGGCTTCCCCATCGACGGGTTCGCCACCCTGGCCGAGGCTCAGGACTGGGTTCAGCAATTTACCGAGTGGTACAACCATGAGCACCGGCACAGCGCCCTTCGCTACGTCACGCCGAGCCAGCGTCATGACGGCGAGGCCAAAGGCATTCTGACGCAGCGCCGAGAGGTCTTCGAGGCCGCGAAGCAGCGTCACCCGGAGCGATGGTCAGGCGACATCCGAAAACTCGACCTGCCGGAGATAGTGCATTTGAATCCGGAGCGGGATCCGATACCGCAGGCAGCAGGATTTTAA
- a CDS encoding curli production assembly/transport protein CsgG (involved in the stability of the curlin proteins during assembly; involved in the secretion of the major curlin subunit CsgA across the outer membrane) yields the protein MKILTLMLAAASLALAGCAPMVANTQGLEGVPSTLMPRTATYQDLISLPPPAGRIPVAIYDFRDQTGQYRPAPASTFSTAVTQGGAAMLSAALSDSGWFIPLERVGLQNLLTERKIIRANMERTGQNDLAALQAANLLFEGGIIAFDSNVRTGGAGAEYFGIGASGQYQVDQVTVNLRAVDITTGQVIANVNTSKTIYSRELRAGVYRFIDFSRLLEMEAGYTSNEPVQMAVMSAIESAVIHLIAQGVERQLWVLQDPGSLQTSELMDYLQAPTPML from the coding sequence ATGAAGATACTCACTCTCATGCTGGCCGCTGCCAGCCTGGCGCTTGCAGGCTGTGCGCCGATGGTTGCCAATACCCAGGGTCTTGAAGGGGTGCCCAGCACCTTGATGCCAAGAACCGCCACCTATCAGGACCTGATCAGTCTACCGCCCCCTGCCGGACGTATTCCGGTCGCCATCTATGACTTCCGTGACCAGACAGGCCAGTACCGGCCTGCCCCTGCCAGTACTTTCTCTACGGCGGTCACCCAAGGCGGCGCCGCCATGCTGAGCGCCGCATTGTCGGACTCCGGCTGGTTCATCCCCCTCGAGCGCGTAGGACTGCAGAACCTGCTGACAGAGCGCAAGATCATCCGCGCCAACATGGAACGCACGGGCCAGAATGATCTTGCCGCGCTGCAAGCCGCCAACCTGCTGTTCGAGGGTGGCATCATTGCCTTCGACTCCAATGTCAGAACAGGTGGCGCAGGCGCAGAATACTTCGGCATCGGCGCCTCTGGTCAGTATCAGGTGGACCAGGTGACGGTCAATCTGCGCGCTGTCGATATCACCACGGGGCAGGTCATCGCCAACGTCAATACCAGCAAGACGATCTACTCACGCGAGCTGAGGGCGGGCGTCTATCGCTTCATCGATTTCAGTCGCTTGCTGGAGATGGAGGCGGGGTATACCAGCAATGAACCCGTACAGATGGCGGTCATGTCCGCCATCGAATCTGCCGTGATTCACTTGATTGCGCAAGGCGTCGAACGCCAGCTCTGGGTTCTCCAGGACCCGGGCAGCCTTCAGACATCAGAGCTGATGGATTATCTGCAAGCCCCGACTCCGATGTTGTAG
- a CDS encoding curli production assembly/transport protein CsgF: MKHQTLAVSLLLSAMPLYAGELIYQPINPSFGGNPLNGSYLLGKAQAQDTHEDPDAYSFDSLSDTEIFINDLRNSLVSDAITDAVEATEPGRSSVIDSAQLRIEVVSNGNGGFSMQVLDRATGETTVINLGTSGNSF, from the coding sequence ATGAAGCATCAGACACTCGCGGTGTCGTTGCTGTTGTCGGCGATGCCGCTATATGCCGGTGAACTCATCTATCAGCCCATCAACCCGAGCTTTGGTGGCAACCCTCTCAATGGCAGCTACCTGCTTGGCAAGGCCCAGGCCCAGGACACCCACGAGGACCCTGATGCCTACTCTTTCGATAGCCTCTCCGATACCGAAATCTTCATCAATGACCTGCGCAATAGCCTGGTCTCTGATGCCATCACCGACGCTGTAGAAGCTACGGAGCCCGGCCGTTCCAGCGTGATCGACAGTGCGCAGCTGCGCATTGAAGTGGTCAGCAACGGCAATGGCGGTTTCTCCATGCAGGTGCTTGACCGCGCCACAGGTGAAACCACCGTCATCAACCTCGGCACATCAGGCAATTCATTCTGA
- a CDS encoding DNA-binding response regulator: protein MITGNAMVLLVTDCNPQSALFMEYIRQQLECQVASASPDEDYTPGQAERTIVLLDTDHVDEGTMQRWDADASQDASTELAAINISDEEEAASLLVSTHLQGVFYRQDSLSLISKGIAKLLEGDMWMSRPLMTRLLDFYRRQQLNAYRPVCGLTQREVEIIGLLGTGASNTEIADQLFVSEHTVKSHLYNIFRKIKVHNRIQAMNWARQNLAMPVSRTPRIARRAQMS from the coding sequence ATGATTACAGGGAACGCAATGGTGCTGCTGGTGACTGACTGCAATCCGCAGTCAGCGCTTTTCATGGAGTACATTCGCCAGCAGCTTGAGTGTCAGGTGGCTTCCGCAAGCCCCGACGAGGATTACACACCCGGGCAGGCAGAAAGAACGATAGTGCTGCTGGACACCGACCACGTCGATGAAGGCACGATGCAACGCTGGGATGCAGATGCCAGCCAGGATGCCAGCACAGAGCTGGCCGCTATCAACATCAGTGATGAAGAGGAAGCTGCCAGCCTGCTGGTCAGTACCCATCTTCAAGGCGTGTTCTACCGACAGGACAGCCTCTCACTGATCAGCAAGGGCATCGCGAAACTGCTGGAAGGCGACATGTGGATGTCCCGACCGCTGATGACCCGCCTGCTGGATTTCTATCGCCGTCAGCAGCTCAACGCCTATCGCCCGGTCTGTGGTCTGACCCAGCGTGAGGTGGAAATCATCGGCTTGCTGGGCACGGGCGCCTCGAATACCGAGATTGCTGACCAGCTGTTCGTCAGTGAACACACGGTCAAGTCACATCTCTACAACATCTTCCGCAAGATCAAGGTGCATAACCGCATTCAGGCCATGAACTGGGCACGTCAGAACCTGGCCATGCCTGTCTCGCGCACCCCACGCATCGCTCGCAGAGCACAGATGTCGTGA